The proteins below are encoded in one region of Serratia symbiotica:
- a CDS encoding class I SAM-dependent methyltransferase, whose product MDDFYSPVAEFYDLVGRAHSAGEQALRERLSAMTHIHDPILDIGAGTGRTVMTIAESVPQVDILAVEPAPAMRAVLTHAVAQCLELRQRVTIIPDTVDQLQLPQRLGAIVAFGVLGHLTSLQRQGLWPLLLPRLARGAPIFVELLPVEKPVVLPRMMLANETIGQRHYQATLEGEPGPDDTMLLTSCWTVSGGPCATQVIRNRSVWHTFGLDDLARESGLHAQRLTPQAGVLYV is encoded by the coding sequence ATGGACGACTTCTACTCTCCGGTCGCTGAGTTTTATGATCTGGTGGGGCGTGCACACTCTGCCGGTGAACAGGCCCTGCGTGAACGTCTCTCCGCAATGACCCATATTCACGATCCGATTCTGGACATTGGCGCTGGCACCGGCCGCACCGTGATGACCATTGCCGAGTCAGTGCCGCAGGTGGACATTCTGGCCGTCGAACCGGCTCCGGCGATGCGTGCGGTGCTGACACATGCGGTGGCACAGTGTCTCGAATTGCGACAGCGAGTCACCATCATTCCTGACACCGTTGATCAGTTACAACTCCCTCAGCGATTGGGCGCGATAGTAGCATTTGGTGTGCTGGGACACTTAACCTCATTGCAACGCCAGGGGCTATGGCCGCTGCTGCTACCGCGTCTGGCTAGGGGCGCGCCGATTTTTGTTGAGCTATTGCCCGTTGAGAAGCCGGTAGTGCTACCCAGGATGATGCTGGCCAATGAAACCATTGGTCAACGTCACTATCAAGCTACGTTAGAGGGCGAACCCGGGCCGGACGATACCATGCTGCTCACCTCCTGCTGGACAGTGAGTGGTGGACCTTGCGCGACACAGGTGATCCGCAACCGCAGCGTCTGGCACACCTTCGGTCTGGACGATCTCGCACGTGAAAGCGGTTTGCACGCACAACGACTGACGCCACAAGCGGGAGTGCTCTATGTCTGA
- a CDS encoding thioesterase II family protein has product MTPTFLRFYQPAPAAPLLIICFPHAGGGASAFRPWSCLFNETEAEVAVVQYPGREDRFSEPFIDAMPLLLEALQQELQLRLKGRRFVLFGHSMGGAVAHELAQRLQQLGIPPEQLIISGRPPPQFHPLDSTIHLGSDQQILDALLRLSADNQALREQPELAELLLPVIRNDYRLIEHYRPQPVQLLSCPIMVLSGENDSELSLEQAQAWQSCTTVASEVYRFPGDHFFITSQRAAVVARVKQVLRQFSPCFSEG; this is encoded by the coding sequence ATGACGCCCACTTTCTTGCGATTTTACCAACCGGCACCCGCCGCCCCGCTGCTGATAATCTGCTTTCCTCACGCGGGCGGTGGTGCCAGCGCTTTTCGTCCCTGGTCTTGTCTGTTTAATGAGACAGAGGCAGAAGTGGCAGTGGTGCAGTATCCAGGACGCGAAGATCGTTTCTCCGAGCCGTTTATCGATGCTATGCCGCTGCTGCTGGAGGCGTTGCAGCAGGAGTTGCAACTGAGACTGAAAGGGCGACGTTTTGTATTGTTTGGTCACAGCATGGGCGGTGCTGTGGCGCATGAACTGGCGCAGCGTTTGCAACAACTGGGCATACCGCCGGAACAACTGATTATTTCTGGCCGCCCACCACCACAGTTTCATCCCCTCGACAGCACTATCCATTTAGGCAGCGACCAGCAGATCCTTGATGCATTGCTGCGACTGAGTGCGGACAACCAGGCGCTGCGCGAACAGCCAGAGCTGGCTGAGCTGCTGCTACCGGTGATCCGCAACGATTACCGGCTGATTGAGCATTATCGGCCACAGCCTGTTCAGCTGCTGTCATGTCCCATCATGGTACTGAGCGGCGAAAACGACAGTGAGTTGTCGCTGGAACAGGCGCAGGCGTGGCAATCCTGTACCACTGTCGCCAGCGAAGTGTATCGTTTTCCCGGTGATCACTTCTTTATTACCAGCCAGCGCGCCGCCGTAGTCGCGCGCGTTAAGCAGGTGTTACGTCAGTTCTCTCCCTGCTTCAGTGAAGGATAA
- a CDS encoding Gfo/Idh/MocA family oxidoreductase: MSAYAKPVRAIVCGTSFGRFYLRALAANPDIELVGILSSGSAASAGYACELDVEHFTSVESLPADIDLACVVVRAAVSGGEGAEIACQLLRRGIDVFQEHPLHPDELAECLRIAHQHNVRFGINAFYPFVAPVSRLLQAAGIIRAQQPIQYIEGICGVQVLYPLLDVIGRATGKLRPAQLALAQPANVGPYTCLQGTMGGIPLTLRVQNQIHPADADNHALLLHRLTIACESGVLTLADTHGPAIWNPRLHTHRDVTHRLVLTGPGTERLAVPSSSIIPGSEAVTFSEIFDRVWPQAINRAIADFLQSTQSPARVQQQAQWALGVSAFWHRVSTVLGPPELIHPDSPHVLPLLEQLPSEAAV; this comes from the coding sequence ATGAGCGCTTATGCAAAACCTGTGCGCGCCATTGTTTGCGGTACCAGCTTTGGGCGCTTCTATTTGCGTGCGTTGGCAGCCAATCCCGACATTGAGTTGGTTGGGATACTGTCGAGCGGATCTGCGGCTTCTGCGGGCTATGCCTGCGAGCTTGACGTTGAGCACTTCACCTCAGTGGAGAGTCTACCAGCGGATATCGACCTGGCTTGTGTGGTGGTACGCGCTGCGGTTTCGGGCGGCGAGGGCGCAGAGATAGCCTGTCAGCTTTTACGTCGTGGCATTGATGTCTTTCAGGAGCATCCGCTGCATCCTGATGAATTAGCCGAGTGCCTGCGCATTGCGCATCAGCACAACGTGCGTTTTGGCATTAACGCGTTCTATCCCTTCGTAGCGCCAGTCAGCCGCTTACTGCAAGCGGCGGGGATCATCAGAGCGCAGCAGCCCATTCAATACATTGAAGGGATCTGCGGCGTGCAGGTGCTCTATCCGTTGCTGGATGTGATAGGCCGCGCCACCGGAAAGCTGCGTCCAGCGCAGTTGGCGCTGGCGCAACCCGCCAACGTTGGCCCTTATACCTGTCTGCAAGGCACTATGGGTGGTATCCCTCTCACGCTGCGGGTGCAAAACCAGATCCATCCTGCCGATGCCGATAACCATGCGCTATTACTGCATCGCTTAACGATTGCTTGCGAAAGTGGAGTCCTGACGTTGGCGGATACACACGGCCCGGCGATCTGGAACCCACGGCTGCATACCCATCGTGACGTTACACATCGGCTGGTGCTGACAGGGCCAGGCACTGAGCGCCTGGCTGTGCCAAGCAGTTCAATCATCCCGGGCAGTGAAGCAGTCACGTTCAGCGAAATATTTGATCGTGTCTGGCCGCAGGCGATTAACCGGGCGATAGCCGATTTTCTGCAATCAACCCAGTCTCCCGCGCGTGTGCAACAGCAGGCGCAGTGGGCGCTGGGGGTCAGCGCTTTCTGGCATCGTGTCTCCACAGTGTTAGGACCACCAGAACTGATCCATCCCGACTCACCGCATGTGCTGCCATTGCTGGAACAACTGCCATCGGAGGCTGCTGTATGA